The Cylindrospermum stagnale PCC 7417 genome segment ATTCCGACTACTAAAGCATCCCGGCTCATATTAAAAATTTGAATATTAATTATTTTTAATTCTAGCAATTTGGATTTGTTTTCTCAATTTATAAGCAACAAAATTCTCCAAATTTTGTGGTAAATATTCAAGCATCCCTATCCCACCAAATTCTAGCTATGACTCAACTTGCACCGTTTCAATTAGAAGATGGTACTGTTATATACATTGAGGCTAACGAAGAAGTAGCAGCACCTTCGGTTAACAGTCAAATTGCTACAGAGGAAGAAGAATCTCTTGATGCTAAAGGATGGAATCCTGTTGCTGTCAAACAGCAAATGGCACAAAATTTCCAAGCTATTCAGGGAACTATTCGCGCTTATACGACTCAATCTTTGCAAGCTTTTAAGGATATTGAAATTGGTAATATCCGCAAAGTAACTTTAGAGTTTGGTTTAAAAATCGGTGGTGAAGCTGGTATTCCTTATGTAACTAAAGGTACTGCGGAAAGTAACCTGAAGATTACAGTAGAGTGTGGCTTTAATAACGAATCTCAGAAAAAGCCTTAGTCTCTGCTAAACCTCTCTTTTCAGGAGAGGTTCAGTTGTTGTACCCCCTTTAGGGGGCACTACTGCGCGGTAAAACCACCATCAATGGCTAGAGATTGACCAGTCACGAAGCTGGCCCCATCTGAACAAAGCCAGGTAACGGCGCTAGCAATCTCTTCAGACTTACCTAAACGACCAATGGGATGTAAAGCCATGATTTTGATTTTGCCTTCCTCACCAAAACCACGATCTACCATATCTGTCTCAATCGTACCAGGACAGACGGCGTTAATTCTGATGTTGTCTTTAGCGTGTTCTAAGGCTAGTGATTTGGTCAAACCAATTACACCGTGCTTACTAGCAGCGTAAATGGAAATATTGGCAAAGCCAATTAAGCCGGCGATGGATGAGTTATTGACAATTGCGCCTCCACCTTGCTTCAACATTTGCGGGATTTGATACTTCATCGACAACCAAACCCCTTTGAGATTGGTATCGATGGTATGGTTCCAATTTTCCTCTGTTTGTTCAATGCCAGGTCCGAAAATTCCTTCAGTACCCGCATTATTAAAGGCATAGTCGAGACGACCGTAAGTAGCAACTGTTTGAGCGATTAAGTTTTCCACTTCAACTGCTTGAGTGATATCAGTTTGCACAAACTTAGCTTC includes the following:
- a CDS encoding CU044_2847 family protein, translating into MTQLAPFQLEDGTVIYIEANEEVAAPSVNSQIATEEEESLDAKGWNPVAVKQQMAQNFQAIQGTIRAYTTQSLQAFKDIEIGNIRKVTLEFGLKIGGEAGIPYVTKGTAESNLKITVECGFNNESQKKP
- a CDS encoding SDR family oxidoreductase; this encodes MAEFDNKVALVTGGSSGIGRAAALAFAQKGAKVVIASRRIKESEETVALIQAIGGEAKFVQTDITQAVEVENLIAQTVATYGRLDYAFNNAGTEGIFGPGIEQTEENWNHTIDTNLKGVWLSMKYQIPQMLKQGGGAIVNNSSIAGLIGFANISIYAASKHGVIGLTKSLALEHAKDNIRINAVCPGTIETDMVDRGFGEEGKIKIMALHPIGRLGKSEEIASAVTWLCSDGASFVTGQSLAIDGGFTAQ